A stretch of DNA from Candidatus Zixiibacteriota bacterium:
GGCTGGTTCGCTCGCTATTGGAGATGGGCGCCCGAAATGTCGTTGCCGGCCACTGGCCGGTTGCCGATGAGTCAACAGCCTCGTGGATGCAAACGTTTTATGATACCTACTTTTCCGGCGAGCCTGTACTTGTCTCGGCCCGCCGCGCCGCTCTGGCCGTGCGGGAGCGATTCCCCTCGGCCTATCATTGGGCGGCCTTCTCTGTCTTTGGGGCAAGTGATATAGGAGGTCACGATGTCTAATAGACGATTCCTTCCGGTCGCGGCATTGTTGTTTGGTCTTGCGGTTCTGCTTTCAACCCCGGCCATAGCCAGAACCGGCCGAGGTCATTTTGTTCCGGATGAGCTGGTCTGCAGAATGCTCCCCGATTACACCATTGATTCCGTTAACGCTGAGTTCGGCACGGTGGTCAAAAGCCACCAGATCGCCACGGACTGCTACCTGCTAATAATTCCGCAGGGTCAGAATGCCGAGAGTCTGGCGATCAGCATCGAGGCTTATGTCGGTGTGGAGTTCTGCCGCCCGAATTACTACCTGGCGGCGCCGGAGGGATTGCAGCGAAGTTCTCCGTTCGTGGATGCCCAGGCGCGGCTTCCCATCGACTCACAGAAAGCCGCAACGACAATCAATCTGGAAGATGCCCACCTTATCGCCGAAGGTGACGGCATCAATATCGCTCTGATAGACGGCGGGGTTAATTTCAGTCATCCTGAGTTCGCATTGATCGCTGACCAATTTGTGACGAGATGGGACTACGTGAGTAATGATGCCCTGGCTTTCGATGAGCCCGGCGGTTCCTGCTCCGGGCACGGTACGTTCATAGCCGGCCTGCTCCATTTGGTCGCGCCGGCATCCAATATCTATGTCTATCGTGTACTCGACACCGGGGGAGTGGGGGATGGGTACAGCATTGCCGGCGCCGTACTTCAGGCGATCGACGACAGCTGTAGCGTCATTAATCTGAGCCTCGGCATGGTGGGTGTGCACGATGCGCTCGATGAGGCGCTCAAGCTGGCCAAACAGCGAAACATCATGGTGGTGGCATCGGCCGGCAACGATTCCACTGACCTCAACGCTATTTTCCCGTTCCCGGCGACACGTACTTATTGTCTGGCGATAGCGGCGCTAGATACCCTGAACCAGAAAGCGGATTTTTCCAACTACGGCACCAAGATCGCCGTCTGTACGCCGGGCACAGAGATATACAGCACGTTTCTCGACACGACCTATGCGACGTGGGAGGGGACAAGCTTCGCCGCGCCATTCGTAACCGGTCTGGCTGCGCTCATATTGTCAGTCGACTCGACTTTGGTTTGGGAGCAGCTGGACACTACGATTTCACAGACCGCTGTCAGTGTCGATTCGTTGAACCCGGGACTCGAAGGGCTCCTCGGAACCGGTCTGATAAATCCGGTGGCGGCACTGCAATCGGTGCTGACTCACGTCCACGGCGATGTGACCGGCGATCTGACGGTTGACATTTCCGACCTGAACGGCTTGGTCGATTTCCTGTTTTTCAGTCTTGGTGAATCGCTTGTGGCCCCGAGCGCCGATGCCGACTGTAACGGCGTGGTGGACGTGGGGGATCTCACCGCTCTGATCGACCATCTGTTTTTCAACGTGACAACCACTTGCATGATCCCATAAGCACGTTTTTCCTCCACTTGTTTCGATGTGCGGAGCGCCGGCCAACCGGCGCTCCCTTTTATTACTTACCTGGGGCTTGACACTCTACACGTAGACAAATAAGTCGAATTTCCTGCACTCGGGAGGAACGGAATCCCCGACAATTGGCTCTGCTGAACAGATACATGCTTGACGAGTACTCACAAGTCGCTGACAGGTGTAACCAAACAAGAGGAGCAATTCCTATGAAAGCCAAAATGATTCTGCTCGGTGTTCTGCCGCTCATCGCACTGGTAACGGTGGTGGGCTGCAACCGGCAGGCCCCGATGGATCCGCTTATGACGACGTCCGCCGATGGCGGGCTGTTCTATACTCAGGCTGCCGCGCCCGGTCCGGTGCAGTTCTCGGCACGGGTGGAGACCACTGATCAGAACCGTCTCATGCTGACCTTTGTCGGTAATCCCGATACCGTGTTCGCGCTGCACAACTGCCAGATTGTGCGACTCAAAGGCAGCACGGAGGCACCCATCCCGTTCACCGATATCCAGCCCGGAGATTCGATGGGCGTTGTTGGGACGCGTAACCAAGATGGCTACGTCTATGCCACCAAGCTTCAGTTGT
This window harbors:
- a CDS encoding S8 family serine peptidase, producing the protein MSNRRFLPVAALLFGLAVLLSTPAIARTGRGHFVPDELVCRMLPDYTIDSVNAEFGTVVKSHQIATDCYLLIIPQGQNAESLAISIEAYVGVEFCRPNYYLAAPEGLQRSSPFVDAQARLPIDSQKAATTINLEDAHLIAEGDGINIALIDGGVNFSHPEFALIADQFVTRWDYVSNDALAFDEPGGSCSGHGTFIAGLLHLVAPASNIYVYRVLDTGGVGDGYSIAGAVLQAIDDSCSVINLSLGMVGVHDALDEALKLAKQRNIMVVASAGNDSTDLNAIFPFPATRTYCLAIAALDTLNQKADFSNYGTKIAVCTPGTEIYSTFLDTTYATWEGTSFAAPFVTGLAALILSVDSTLVWEQLDTTISQTAVSVDSLNPGLEGLLGTGLINPVAALQSVLTHVHGDVTGDLTVDISDLNGLVDFLFFSLGESLVAPSADADCNGVVDVGDLTALIDHLFFNVTTTCMIP